The Alnus glutinosa chromosome 3, dhAlnGlut1.1, whole genome shotgun sequence nucleotide sequence CTACAGCAGCGACAACGTACCTACATCAAATCTTTTCAACCCGCATGGTCACCTACTACTATCAAGTCGGCTCTTATGACCATTGGTAATATCTACATAATGTATAGTCCCATCTTGATAACCATAACCATGGCTAACTCACTCCTATTTGGTGTATTACTTGCAGCTGTGCCCATGAATGCTAAAAAGAACTCTGAGGTTGAATTTGTGTATGGTGTAGGCAATATAAATCTTCTTAAGGCTCCATTTCCCGGTTTAATATATGATATGGATGAACTTGACTACATAAAGTTTTTGTATGGCGAAGACCAATATAATACCACGTTATTACAAATTATTACTGAGGACAATAGTATCTGTTCTGAAGCCACTAATAGAACCGTCTTCGATCTAAATTATCATTCTTTTGCTCTATCTACGTCACCCTCAGAATCTATCAATCGAGTTTTCAACCAAACTATCACCAATGTTGGATCACCATCGTCTACGTATATTGTGACCACCCCCACTTGGACTTACAATCAAAGTGAACCCTAGTATTCTATCATTTACATCTCTTGAACAAAAATTATCGATTGCACTCACGATTGAAGGAACAATAAATCTATTGTCTCTGCTTCTTTAGTGTGTGATGATGACACCTTCCAAATGAGGTGCCCTATTGTTGTGTATGTTGCATGATGCATGACATTCTATAATCTATGGTACATGTGTTacataaataattataagaaaaagCTTTGAAGGAATATGCTTGAAAGGTTAGAATGAAAGCAGTTAGGGCTGtattcgagccgagtcgagtcgaatattgaatgttcaagctcggctcatttaattttatttcgaacacgagtcgagctcgaatATATCATCGAACAAAATATTctgttcaagcttggctcgtttaattttatttcgaatacgagtcgagctcgatcttatcacgagctgctcaattaacttattcatttcttatataaagtaaatatcatgattgtttatattttcataaatccatactaatcattaattaattaagtcatgttaaaattttatcatcttagatcattaaataaattaacttgaattttaaataatataatctcgagtttatatgtatgtatataaatttattatgcacatatacaaattacatgtgtgcacacaaacacatagaaccacacatactcacaaacatacttatgtacacacaaatctataaaattaaactcacaacaataattcaagctatatctatcatattaggaagatgatttatttttacttaagatgttcttattacaaaattaaaataatactaagaaaaaatttaaaaatgaagttatacgagtttatatAAGTTTAtccgagtcgagccgagtttatacgagtatgtctcgtttaatattcgaacatattattgtgttcacgaacggttatttattattcaaaccgaGACCGAATCGAGTTTAGCCGAACCGAACCGAGCCGAATTCACGAGTGGCCGAGCTCATCTTACACCCCTAAAAGCAGTGGTGGAAGGCAAGGGATTTAAAATGGTTGTAATTTATGCCTTTAATTTGCTTCAGTTCTGCACTGTATTGTAGTTTACCAAATAAAGATTCtacttttaatttaaatagcATATTACCCGCattatgcacatattttttttcatcctaattttatatatattataataaatgtttttatattttacaatttAATCGTTTATATGTTACACGGCATTACTAGTATTCACAGCTGGGAATTCAATTTGATCTCAATATATATTGCATACTTCACAAGCggctatatatatttgtaatatatCTTAGAATTCAAAAGTATTTTCAATATCATATGATCAATCAGTAAGAAACAAAGTGGCATGGAGGATAAAAGTTTACACAAGAAACTAAAATGACGTTTGATGAATTAGAACATCCAGTTCTAGAGATGTATGTAAGCATCAAGTAAAGCAAATTCCATAAaaaatggctttgataccataaaaaaagaaaaataaaagatagcAAATGAGTTGTTCATCTACATGTTAGATGCATGTCAAAAGAACGGTTAGAAATATTCAGAACTGTCGTTAAATTGGATTTAATCACCTAGTTGTGCATTTTCCGTCGGTGGTTGATCAGTACGTACTCGTACAGTCGTACCAATAGAAGCATCTCTTTGAAAGGTTTCAACCCACACCCCAAACCCCAACTTCGTCAAAGCCCACCAGTTCGATTATATATACATGCAACACACATTCTAGCCAATTAAGTTTATATAGCTGACCGTACCTTCCAATGGCAAGCAAAACCTCCGGTCTTTCATGGCTTCTCCTGATGATCAGTCTCGCCTGCACTCTCCTTGTTGGGCACTCAGCTTCTAAGACTGACCGAAAGGTAATTATCCACTTTATTCACGGCCAAATCTCTCTAAAGTCGTTGGCCTTGTTTTTCATGTGTGATGATTTATGCTCattttgtttcggcgtaaaatgattttggtatttttcggtgtttagtaggagcgaaaataatggtcaaccgaaaaatgattttcgtttgaccaaaaatgcttaagaaattttgaaaaatgatttacactttttaaaagcataaatcattttctgtaGATGGTaaacgcagtcgacctttacgtttAAACAGTTGACtatcgccggattccgacacCGGTTGGTGCAGGAATCCAACAAATTatgtcggaatccggcaacatctgGCAACCGTCGCTAGATTTTGACAGTACCATgtcagattccggccagactAGCTAGAgcagccggatctggccagaacggagCATTAACATGTTTCATTTTCTACCTATGATATATGTACGttgtgcatgcatgcatatattgtGTATATGGGCAACAGGCACTTGGACGAGGTTTCCACATCATCCCTTCACACAAGCATGCTACAAGAAGTCATTGgcaggtttttatttttgtttttatttttatttttatttttatgaatcaTATATTGGCAGGTTAATTATAAAGGCATGCttgaattaatttctttttatagcGCGATTTTGAAACTATTAACCTGATAATTTCTTGTCACATTCCATTGAAAATTACATGCATTAACGagctatattttcaaaaatatcagaAAGAGATCGAGTAGGTTGTTTATATTAGTAGATATTCCTTTTCATTTAAGAAGTACAAATTTCCTCTTATTTTTAGAAAGATGCATACGCGgcaaaacaaacatatatatatatatatatatatatatatatatatatatatatatatatatatatatatatatatatatatatatatatatatatatatatatatatataagcttagTTTTTTCCTACCTAGCTACCATTCACCACTGATCCATCAGCCAATCcaacaaagagaaatgattaaaacactcacaatgcACAATAATGATACAACATCAAtgcacattggggtgggacccacacattggtgttgtgtcattgttgtgcacaAAGAGTGTAACGATCACTCCCCATCCAACCAAACCTAGTGACTCCGGCCGtctagagaaatgatccatacactcatttctcacaacagccccacaacaagctaacgtggctggtaatattttattatttttttacaaaaagaaaacaaaagaaataataaaatattaccagccacatcagcttgttatggagctgttgtgagaaatgaatgtagggatcatttctcctcCGTCTAATACGTACACTAATCATTGAAAATCTAACAAGTTAGACGatcatatatattaacaaacggTACGTAAGAGCCCACCCTCTATCTCGATCCCTTGTGGGCATGTGgccttctttattttatgttttttttttcagtttttttttcaaacccgaaataaaaaattaaaaaaattaaaaaggccgCCTAGTGCCAGAGTTCGCTAGAATCTGTCCCTGGTAATCATAGCGAAGTTTGCTGGAATCCACCGTCGTccactaaaaaatattttaagtcaAAACAAGCGGAgcttcagtttttatttttatttttaaaaaaaggtgggtataattttagtaattttagttCAATTTCAGTGACTAAATGTGTTGTCATCACACTAAGGAATATGAATAGTTATTTCATTCTATCTTTATTCATTTTCAGTAATAACTTTttcttaatcaaataattattcTTCATACAAAATGCATGTACCCTAAGTTTTCATCACTCATGAGCCATTCGCAATCAAACCACTGTTCCACTAAGAAGGATATATCTCCACCCCTACCTTCCCTCCTCTGTGAGGTGGGTGATGATGGAGTCACCCAAATCAACCTCGTTGTAGAGGTGGAGCCACCCTCCACTGCCTCCTTCTATGGGGTGGAGGCAGTGGTGGCGATGGCAAAAGGCCGGATTTCCattcctatttttcttttttaaaaaaaaaatggaaaaagaaaaaaaattgcataattGCACACGATTAAGACATATTGATATGAATTTGGATATACATTTCGTGTTTTCAATGGTATGATATAGacaatatcaaaattaaaaaaattgaccaTAGGGGCCTATTTGTTCCAAAAGAAACTCTCAAAAGTGACTTAATAGTAATAAGGCCCATCATAGTAATTAGAGATTCAAATGGGCCCAGCCGTTTAACTTGTCAGGTGTATATGCCTTCATTTAGCAGTACTGGACCGGAATCTCTACTCCATAGCTACGCAAGGAGTTTCAGTGGATTTGCAGCGGAACTAACCGAGCAAGAAGCTCAAAAAATAGCTGGTCGGTGAACCTATTCTCTCCCCCACCATGTTTTCTAGATCTACAACAAAAGTTGTAAGTTGTAACATTAATGAATGCAGGAATGGATGGCGTAGTATCTGTGTTCCCTAGCGAACATAAAAAGATTCAAACAACAAGGTCGTGGGACTTCCTTGGCTTTCCGCAGCAAGTCCATAGGAGACCTATTGAAAGCGACATCATTATAGGAGTGCTTGACTCTGGAATTTGGCCGGAGTCAAATAGCTTTAGTGACGAAGGATTTGGTCCACCACCTACCAAATGGAAGGGAACCTGCCAAGCCTCGACCAATTTCACTTGCAACAAGTATATTCATCTTTACAACCCTATGTTTTGCCTATCAACACGGCCACACATATGCAAAGACACACACAAAGACATACATAAGAGTCAAAAAGCACCACTAATTAACAAATGTGGCTACACTCATGCAGTAAAATCATTGGAGCACAATATTACCGTAGCAGTGGAGTTTTTGGCGAAAATGATGTCAAATCTCCTAGAGATACAAATGGCCATGGGACACATACTGCATCAACAGCAGCTGGGAACCTAGTTAGCGGGGCAAGCCTACTGGGCTATGGCTTCGGAACAGCACGAGGAGGAGTTCCATCAGCACGTATTGCCGTGTACAAAATATGTTGGACCGATGACGTGACCTGTTCTGATGCTGACATTATGAAAGCATTTGATGATGCCATTGCTGATGGCGTTGACATAATATCTCTTTCCGTCGGTGGCCGACATCCTCGGGACTATTTTAATGATCCAATTGCCATTGGTGCCTTTCATGCTATGAGAAAGGGAATATTGACATCAATGGCTGCGGGTAACGAAGGTCCAAATCTGCAATCCACCACAAACGTTTCTCCATGGTCTCTCTCTGTGGCTGCAAGCACTATAGACCGAAAGTTCTCCACTAAGGTCCAATTAGGTAACGAGAAGATCTATGAGGTAACTTAAAAGTCCAGCCTTGTGTTATATAATTAAGCTGCTCTGAATATCTATATTATCAGTAAATGCTACTATCGTCCTCATTTTACTCCAATTTATTAGTACCTAAATTTTAATTTGGAGAATTTCTTTACTCCATGTGCATGTAGGGAATTTCAATTAATACTTTTGACCTCAAGAATGAAATGTATCCAATAATTTACGGTGGAGATGCACCAAATACTATAAGCGGTTTCAATAGTTCCCAATCCAGGTAACTACAAAATGAAACGTATTCAATAATTAAGACTTTTGCTTTTGTTTGCATAAATCTAGATATGAACTAGCTGTTGAAATATTCCTTGTGTTTTAGAATAGCAGTACCAGCTGTAGACTCATTCCAATTGCAATATGATAATTAAAATGGAACTAAATTATTGCTAAAATACAGGTTGTGCACAAAAAATTCACTGGACCAAGATTTGGTGAAGGGTAAAATTGTACTTTGCGATTTCCTGACTAAAGGTGAAGCGGCATTCTTAGCTGGTGCTGTGGGTACTGTGATGCGAGGCCAAGAACTCCAAGATGTTGCCGACTCTTATCCCTTAGATGCATCTTACCTTCGCTTGGAGGATGGTAGCAAGGTGTACTCATACATAAATTCAACAAGGTATTAATCTAAAATAACTTGGACAATTAAGGCAGTACGCAAAACATAACAATCATAATGAACACACAATTTACAGGGGCGCAACAGCTACTATTCATAAGAGTAATGAGGTTAATGATATATTTGCTCCTTACATAGCCTCCTTCTCAAGCAGGGGTCCGAATCTACTTACTCCCAACATTCTCAAGGTAACCTAGTACAAATCTAGTAATCTTATTTACATTTAATTTGCGCTCTTGTTTTACTAATTATTAATTGTCTTATTGAACCTTTTTTTGTGTTGTACGTTGTACGTAGCCTGATTTAGCTGCACCCGGAGTTCACATTCTAGCTGCATGGTCTCCAATTTTCCCAATTTCAGGAGTTAGAGGTGATAATAGACTATTATCATACAATATAGAATACGGGACATCAATGGCTTGCCCACATGCTACAGCGGCGGCTGCCTACATCAAATCCTTTCAACCCACATGGTCACCTGCCGCTATCAAGTCGGCTCTTATGACCACTGGTAATATCAATATattgtataatatttttttagtagatTAATCTCATTCTTGATAACCATAACATTGTCTAACTCACTCCCATTTGGTATACTACTTGCAGCTGTCCCAATGAGTGCTGAAAAGAACATTGAGGCTGAATTTGCATATGGTGCAGGCAATATAAATCCTCTTAAGGCTCCATATCCTGGTTTAATATATGATATGGATGAACTTGACTACATAAAATTTTTGTGTGGTGAAGATCAATATAATACCACGTTATTACAAATTGTTACTGGGGACAACAGTACATGTTCTGAAGCCACTATTGGAACCGTCTTTAATCTAAATTATCCTTCTTTTGCTCTATCCACGTCACCCTCGGAATTTATTAGTCAAGTTTTCAACCGGACCGTCACCAATGTTGGATCACCATCGGCTACGTATAAAGCTATTGTGAGCACCCCACTTGGACTTACAATCAAAGTGAACCCTAACATTCTATCATTCACATCTCTTGGACAAAAAAGATCGTTTGCGCTCACGATTGAAGGAACAATAGATAAATCCATTGTCTCTGCTTCTTTAGTGTGGGATGATGATACCTTCCAAGTGAGGAGCCCTATTGTTGTGTATGTTGCGCATGATGCATGACATTCTATGGTACAtgtattacataaataattataagaaaaagCTTTGAAGGAATATGCATGGAAGGTTAGAATGAAAGCAGTGGTGGAAAGGCAAGGGATTTAAAATTGTTGTAATTTATGCCTTTAATTTGCTTCAGTTCTgcactgtatttttttttatttttttgatgaataaaagatTTTATAAGGCTCAACTCAGCAACCAATACACTCCCTTGAAAACTGGAAACAACTCCTGCATAGGGACAACAAACCCCTAGCTAGGAaaccaagagagaaaaaacaTCAACGATAACCCTACTGTTTCCAAGAACACAGCAAGCAACAGCATAATACAAAGACCACCAGAACCTGCTATTAGTAGACACAATCAACTAAAGCAATCATCCAAAAAACAAACACCCATCTACAAGAtcaaaacagaaaaatcaaaccCCCATCAATCCTCAAAGACACATAGGACTCACAACATCCCATCACTCCAGAAAATGCAGATTCCATTTAGCAACAAGGTTCATATACTTCTTGAAATGGCTGATCTTCCCTTTTGCTACAATCTTCGCTCGAGCTTCCCACCTAACACGAGTCAAAATTGCTTCCTCCGTGCGTGGAGTGTTATTGTGCAAAAGGTCGTTCCTCTGCTTCCATATATGGTACACAGTAGCTCCAAAACACAGTCGACCCAAAACTGCTCTTAAACTTTTCCCCTGCATCACCTTCAAGCTCCAGACTACAATATCATCCCAATCCAAAGGCACATTGTAAAAAGAACACTCAGCCATGATTTCAGTCCAAATCCGCCTACTAAAACTGCATCTAAAGAAAAGATGCTCACGGCTCTCTTGAGCACCATAGCAGAAAGGACAAAGAATCTGCCTTGAATAACCCCAGCAACACATGCGTTGTTTAGTGATCAAAGCATCCCTGAAAACTAGCCAAAGCATGAAAGAATGCCGAGGGATAGAAACAGGAGCCCAAACTATCTTCCACCATTCAACTACCGGATGCACTTCTCTCAATTTTTCCCAAGTGTCCGAGCACTTATATATGCCACTTCGAGAATTCCACACTGGCTCATCAGCATTTCCAACCTCAACTGTGTGAAGTTGACTCTGAATCTCAACAAGATCATCTGACCGGGCATAAGGCCAAAACCAAGCACCATTCTTCATAATGACATCTAGTTTGGCATGCAGGGGAAAACCTGAATCATGAACGATTCTATAACCATATTTATCCAAAAGACAGCCTGCAAGATGCCAATTATCCAACCACAAGAACACCTTATTACCCCTCCCAACCTTAAAACGAATGAAGCTTTTGGCTATGTCTCGGAGCTTGAGaatcttcttccaactccaagaacaagaaGCTGGAATAGGAACTATCCAGAAGCTCCTACCTTTCAACCAGTTTGCTTCAGTCCATGCTACCCATAAAGAGCCTGCTTTTGAAAATAAACTCCAAACATGGTTAAGCATCGAAGCCTGATTCCAAATAGCAATGTCCTTGATCCCAAGACCCCCTTCTCTTTTAGGTAGACAAACCTTTCTCCAAGCCACCTTAGCATGAGCTTTTGAATCACTACCACTCCATAAGAATCTATTTAGTTTCTGCTCAATCAAATGAATAACTCTCTTGGGCAGAATGAAGACTTTGGCCCAGAAAACCTGCATGCTAAGAAGCACGGATGACAGAAGTTGAAGCCGGCCAGCAAAGGAGAGATTTTTTACAAGCCAAGAATCAATTCTTGCTGTAATTCTATTAACCAGGCATTCACAATCAGAGGAAGATAAACGCTTAGTGACAAAGGGAACACCAAGATATCTTACTGGAAGAGAGCCCTCCGGCATGTGAAGAATCTCCAAGATGGGTTGCTTGACAGCAACAGGAACACTGGCAAGGAAAATAGAGCTCTTAGAAGGGTTAGCCTTCAACCCTGATAATTCCTCAAACTTCTGCACTGTATTGTAGTTTACCAAATAAAAGATTCTACTTTTACTTTAAATAGCATATTACCCGCattatgcacatattttttttcatcctaattttatatatattataataaatgtTTTTATATTGCACGGGAATACTCTTATTCACAGCTGGGAACTCAATTTGATCTCAATATTCCTTACTTCACCAGCGGCTATATTTGTAATATATCTTAGAAAATTATCGCTCGGATCAACAAAATTCAATTCAAAAGTTTTTTCAATATCATATGATCGATCAGTTAGAAACAAAGTGGAGGATAAAAGTTTACCAAGAAACTAAAATGAAGTTTGATGAATTAGAATATCCATAGATGTATGTACGCATCAAGTAAAGCAAATTTCAAGGGAAACTTCACTTGCAGTCTTGCACCTCTGATGTACCACGGATGTTGCAATGTTAATATTGAATTATCAAA carries:
- the LOC133864107 gene encoding cucumisin-like — protein: MASKTSGLSWLLLMISLACTLLVGHSASKTDRKAYIVYMGNRHLDEVSTSSLHTSMLQEVIGSTGPESLLHSYARSFSGFAAELTEQEAQKIAGMDGVVSVFPSEHKKIQTTRSWDFLGFPQQVHRRPIESDIIIGVLDSGIWPESNSFSDEGFGPPPTKWKGTCQASTNFTCNNKIIGAQYYRSSGVFGENDVKSPRDTNGHGTHTASTAAGNLVSGASLLGYGFGTARGGVPSARIAVYKICWTDDVTCSDADIMKAFDDAIADGVDIISLSVGGRHPRDYFNDPIAIGAFHAMRKGILTSMAAGNEGPNLQSTTNVSPWSLSVAASTIDRKFSTKVQLGNEKIYEGISINTFDLKNEMYPIIYGGDAPNTISGFNSSQSRLCTKNSLDQDLVKGKIVLCDFLTKGEAAFLAGAVGTVMRGQELQDVADSYPLDASYLRLEDGSKVYSYINSTRGATATIHKSNEVNDIFAPYIASFSSRGPNLLTPNILKPDLAAPGVHILAAWSPIFPISGVRGDNRLLSYNIEYGTSMACPHATAAAAYIKSFQPTWSPAAIKSALMTTAVPMSAEKNIEAEFAYGAGNINPLKAPYPGLIYDMDELDYIKFLCGEDQYNTTLLQIVTGDNSTCSEATIGTVFNLNYPSFALSTSPSEFISQVFNRTVTNVGSPSATYKAIVSTPLGLTIKVNPNILSFTSLGQKRSFALTIEGTIDKSIVSASLVWDDDTFQVRSPIVVYVAHDA